In one window of Macadamia integrifolia cultivar HAES 741 chromosome 2, SCU_Mint_v3, whole genome shotgun sequence DNA:
- the LOC122091156 gene encoding UDP-N-acetylglucosamine transporter UGNT1-like encodes MESSGSSKNLLLPVSEPLKGDDSLFRGSAMTKNGAYAAISYMASAVLLVMFNKAALSSYSFPCANVITLFQLICSCSLLYALKRWRIISFTVGEPRVLTDSSPTLVPLKTLIRTSPLAITYLLYMLASMESVRGVNVPMYTTLRRTTVVFTMLVEYFLTRQKYSSSVVGSVGLIILGAFIAGARDLSFDFFAYAIVFIANIATAVYLATIARLGKSSGLNSFGLMWCNGIICVPVLLFWTFVRGDLEMTMTFPYLYSPGFQAVMLLSCIMAFLLNYCIFLNTTLNSALTQTMCGNLKDFFTIGFGWLVFGGLPFDILNVIGQLLGFLGSGFYAYCKLKGK; translated from the exons ATGGAGTCATCGGGATCATCGAAGAATCTGCTATTGCCAGTCTCCGAGCCTCTGAAGGGCGACGACAGCCTCTTCAGAGGCTCTGCCATGACCAAAAATGGGGCCTATGCTGCAATTTCTTACATGGCTTCTGCAG TACTGCTGGTAATGTTTAACAAGGCTGCTCTTTCTTCATATAGCTTCCcatgtgcaaatgtcatcacACTCTTTCAG TTGATATGTTCGTGTTCACTCCTCTATGCATTGAAACGGTGGAGAATTATTTCTTTCACAGTTGGTGAACCTCGAGTTCTTACTGATAGCTCACCAACACTTGTTCCCCTTAAGACATTGATTCGAACATCACCTCTTGCAATAACTTATTTGCTCTATATG CTGGCGTCAATGGAGTCTGTACGTGGAGTTAATGTTCCTATGTACACTACCCTTAGGAGGACTACTGTGGTATTTACAATGCTTGTGGAGTATTTTTTGACGAGGCAGAAATATTCATCGTCTGTTGTTGGCAG TGTGGGGTTGATAATTCTTGGTGCATTTATTGCGGGTGCTCGAGACTTGTCATTTGATTTCTTTGCCTATGCAATTGTTTTCATTGCCAACATCGCTACAGCAGTATACCTTGCAACTATAGCCCGTCTTG GAAAATCTAGTGGCCTTAATAGCTTTGGTCTAATGTGGTGCAATG GGATAATATGTGTACCAGTGTTGCTTTTTTGGACATTTGTCCGAGGTGACTTGGAGATGACAATGACTTTTCCTTATTTATATTCCCCTGGATTTCAG GCTGTCATGCTTCTTTCCTGTATAATGGCTTTCTTATTGAACTACTGTATCTTTCTGAATACGACTCTCAATTCAGCTCTCACACAAACAATGTGCGGTAATTTAAAG GATTTTTTTACTATCGGGTTTGGCTGGCTTGTATTTGGTGGGCTTCCGTTTGATATT TTGAACGTTATTGGGCAACTTCTTGGTTTCCTTGGCTCTGGTTTTTATGCCTACTGTAAACTCAAGGGGAAGTAA